A single genomic interval of Spinacia oleracea cultivar Varoflay chromosome 6, BTI_SOV_V1, whole genome shotgun sequence harbors:
- the LOC130464322 gene encoding uncharacterized protein: MGGQVDKTINRGRGPYVFRINGQNHHKIGSLLPPDGAQPRFTQLYVYDTHNEVENRINSLTNNAESDLDPKIVDGLAKMLNQHNPLAKVIRMARERFSNVEMQPVRVRLIGTRSKDGRQYNLPSTNELAALIVGNGENEGGQRDVIIEEKGYGLRRISENHPSFMALQYPLLFPYGEDGYRIDIPHSDAESTTRKKKTTVTMREYYAFRLMERFHEALTLILCGRLRQQLIVDAFTCLQEVRLDYIRLNQKTIRKEVLCGLTDAVSRGDTTPASIGRRVVLPSSFTGGPRYMVQNYQDAMAICRWAGPPDLFITFTCNPKWPEITEFLANIPGQQPEDRPDVVVRVFKIKLDELICDLTTKEHFWRTIAVIYTIEFQKRGLPHAHILLFLHPDDKPITPDDIDRIICAELPEM, translated from the exons ATTAATGGTCAGAATCACCATAAGATTGGATCTTTGCTACCACCAGATGGGGCACAACCAAGATTCACCCAACTATATGTTTATGACACCCATAATGAAGTTGAGAACAGAATCAACTCACTGACAAACAATGCAGAAAGTGATCTTGATCCCAAAATAGTGGACGGccttgcaaaaatgttaaatcAACACAATCCACTTGCAAAAGTCATCAGAATGGCCAGGGAACGCTTCTCCAATGTTGAAATGCAACCTGTTCGGGTTCGTCTAATTGGTACGCGATCTAAGGATGGCAGACAATATAATTTACCGTCCACTAATGAACTTGCAGCCTTGATTGTAGGCAACGGTGAGAATGAAGGAGGCCAACGAGATGTGATTATAGAAGAGAAGGGTTATGGGCTTCGAAGGATATCTGAAAATCATCCAAGCTTCATGGCACTACAATATCCCTTACTATTTCCATATGGGGAAGATGGATACAGAATAGATATCCCACATAGTGATGCGGAGTCCACAActcggaaaaaaaaaaccactgTGACCATGAGAGAGTATTATGCGTTCAGATTAATGGAAAGATTCCATGAGGCCCTAACTCTGATTCTTTGTGGTCGGTTACGCCAACAATTGATTGTTGACGCGTTCACGTGTTTGCAAGAAGTTAGGCTCGATTATATCCGTCTTAACCAAAAGACAATCAGAAAAGAAGTGTTGTGTGGGTTGACAGACGCTGTTTCGCGAGGTGACACAACACCAGCTTCAATAGGACGACGAGTCGTCTTACCCTCCTCATTCACCGGTGGACCTAGATACATGGTGCAGAATTACCAAGACGCGATGGCCATTTGTCGATGGGCAGGACCACCTGATCTGTTTATAACATTCACCTGTAACCCAAAGTGGCCTGAAATTACAGAATTCTTAGCAAACATACCTGGTCAACAACCAGAAGATAGGCCAGATGTCGTGGTCCGCGTCTTCAAAATCAAGCTTGATGAGTTGATATGTGATCTAACAACAAAAGAACATTTTTGGAGAACAATAGCAG TAATATATACCATTGAATTTCAGAAACGAGGCCTGCCACACGCTCATATTCTGCTATTTTTACATCCAGATGACAAGCCAATAACTCCAGATGACATAGACAGAATCATTTGTGCAGAGTTACCAGAGATGTAG
- the LOC110777862 gene encoding uncharacterized protein, translating to MEDGKCSKHYPRSFQETTTVNDEGYALYRRRNNGHTATKNGQVLDNRFVIPYNIDLVVKFQAHINVEWCNKDRSLKYLFKYMNKGPDMALARIEQAREGNNGNEAQNHQEQRLTFHLEGHQEVIFEDHEHLDDVLERVGAKKTTLTEWMTANRMYPEARELTYADFPTEWVWLSDEKRWKPRENGNSIGRIYFAHPASGEKYYLRLLLNIVKGATCFADIRTVNGIIHPTYKAACHALGLLDGDNEWHEGLVEAATWSNGPQLRELFVTMLLFCEVSDPKELWEKHWTDLSDDIVYRQRQRLGIADLSLTEDQIQNYTLYEIEQLLNRDNRSLKDYHGIPLPNAALLQEAGNRMLLEEHNYDTESLASDARDLEKGLNDEQRHVYDNILQAVYESRGQLFFVYGSGGTGKPYLWRALISKLRSEEQIVLAVASSGIAALLLPSGRTAHSRFKIPLILRESSCCNIDQGSDLAKLIRRTKLIIWDEAPMVHRHGFEALDRTFRDVMQLHDQSSKDKVFGGKVVVLGGDFRQILPVVPKGGRVEIVDASVSKSKTIWPECIVHTLRTNMRIKRSNLDQVDIERSEFSKWVLDMGNRHIPATTKEGEDEPTWIEIPEDLLIDGDDPIAALVEEVYPEILHRHMDPKYLQQRAILAPKNETVDKINGYILQLIPGEEITYKSADRICPATTGGRNVQSLYPTEFLNSLQFPGVPNHEIHLKVGCPVILLRNINQREGLCNGTHLIVTRLNLRIIEAQVVTGINAGDMVSIPRVEMSQSDSKWPFILKRRQFPIKVCFAMTINKSQGQTFDHVGIYLPEPVFSHGQLYVAVSRVTARSGLKICIPRTTTDEQQTGKTKNVVYKEIFNDL from the exons ATGGAAGATGGAAAGTGCTCAAAACACTACCCAAGGAGTTTCCAGGAAACAACAACTGTGAATGATGAGGGGTATGCACTATATAGAAGACGTAATAATGGGCATACAGCAACAAAGAATGGTCAAGTTCTGGATAACAGGTTTGTAATCCCATACAATATTGATCTGGTGGTGAAATTTCAGGCCCACATAAATGTGGAATGGTGCAACAAAGATAGGTCACTGAAATACTTATTCAAGTATATGAACAAAGGCCCTGACATGGCACTTGCAAGAATTGAACAGgctcgggaaggaaataatgGCAACGAAGCACAAAACCACCAGGAGCAA AGGCTAACGTTTCATTTGGAGGGTCATCAAGAAGTCAtttttgaagaccatgagcactTGGACGATGTCCTGGAAAGAGTTGGGGCAAAGAAAACAACATTGACAGAGTGGATGACGGCTAACAGGATGTATCCAGAAGCGCGCGAACTCACATATGCAGACTTCCCAACAGAATGGGTATGGTTAAGCGACGAGAAAAGATGGAAGCCTAGAGAAAACGGGAACAGCATTGGAAGGATATACTTTGCACACCCTGCCTCCGGGGAGAAGTACTACTTAAGATTGCTTCTGAATATTGTCAAAGGTGCCACATGCTTCGCAGACATCCGGACGGTGAATGGAATCATACATCCTACATACAAGGCAGCATGTCATGCCCTTGGGCTTCTTGATGGGGACAATGAATGGCACGAGGGATTAGTTGAAGCAGCCACATGGTCTAACGGCCCACAATTGCGGGAACTCTTTGTTACAATGCTCTTATTCTGTGAAGTGTCAGACCCAAAAGAGTTGTGGGAAAAGCATTGGACAGACTTATCGGATGACATAGTTTACCGACAacgtcaaagactgggaattgCAGACCTAAGTCTAACAGAAGATCAGATTCAGAACTACACCCTCTATGAGATTGAACAACTACTAAATAGAGACAATAGAAGCCTCAAAGACTACCACGGCATCCCATTACCAAATGCAGCCCTACTTCAAGAAGCAGGAAATAGGATGCTACTGGAAGAGCATAACTACGACACAGAATCATTGGCTAGCGATGCTCGCGATTTAGAAAAGGGCCTTAATGATGAACAAAGACATGTTTATGACAACATCCTTCAAGCCGTGTACGAGAGTAGAGGTCAACTATTCTTTGTCTATGGTAGTGGTGGCACAGGGAAGCCATATCTTTGGAGAGCATTAATATCCAAGCTTCGCTCTGAAGAACAAATAGTACTTGCAGTGGCATCATCAGGAATAGCAGCTTTACTACTCCCTTCTGGCCGCACTGcccattccaggttcaaaatcCCACTGATCTTACGTGAAAGTTCGTGCTGCAACATTGACCAAGGCTCTGACCTCGCAAAACTAATCCGGCGAACAAAGCTCATAATATGGGATGAGGCTCCCATGGTACATAGGCATGGCTTTGAAGCACTTGACCGAACTTTTCGAGATGTAATGCAGCTTCATGACCAATCGTCAAAGGACAAAGTTTTTGGAGGCAAGGTAGTAGTCTTAGGAGGGGATTTTCGGCAAATACTACCTGTTGTTCCAAAAGGAGGACGAGTAGAAATTGTAGATGCATCTGTGAGCAAATCCAAGACCATATGGCCAGAGTGCATTGTCCACACACTAAGGACAAACATGCGGATAAAGCGGTCAAACCTAGACCAAGTCGATATAGAGCGATCAGAATTCAGCAAATGGGTTCTAGATATGGGAAACAGGCATATTCCAGCAACAACAAAAGAAGGCGAGGATGAACCGACATGGATAGAAATACCCGAGGACTTACTTATAGATGGAGATGATCCTATTGCTGCATTGGTGGAAGAGGTGTACCCGGAAATTTTGCACAGGCACATGGACCCAAAGTACCTCCAACAACGGGCCATACTTGCTCCAAAAAATGAAACAGTTGACAAGATCAATGGATACATACTACAACTGATCCCAGGAGAGGAAATAACCTACAAGAGCGCAGACAGAATCTGCCCAGCAACAACAGGTGGGAGAAATGTGCAATCACTGTATCCTACTGAATTCCTCAACAGCCTCCAATTTCCGGGTGTGCCCAATCATGAAATACACCTCAAAGTAGGGTGTCCTGTAATATTGTTGAGGAACATAAACCAAAGAGAGGGACTATGTAATGGGACACACCTTATTGTCACCAGATTGAACCTTAGAATCATTGAAGCACAAGTTGTCACTGGAATAAATGCGGGCGACATGGTCAGCATTCCACGAGTAGAAATGTCACAATCAGATTCAAAATGGCCATTCATCTTAAAGCGCCGGCAGTTCCCAATCAAAGTTTGCTTCGCAATGACAATCAATAAGAGTCAAGGACAAACATTCGACCATGTGGGAATATACTTGCCAGAACCAGTATTTAGCCATGGCCAATTATATGTTGCTGTATCCAGAGTCACTGCACGGAGTGGACTCAAAATCTGCATCCCCAGAACAACCACCGATGAACAACAAACTGGAAAAACAAAAAATGTGGTTTACAAAGAAATATTCAATGATCTTTAA